The Salmo salar chromosome ssa06, Ssal_v3.1, whole genome shotgun sequence sequence ggtaggccagggtgtgactagggtgggcattctatgttcctttttctatgttctttattttttatgttttggccgggtatggttctcaatcagggacagctgtctattgatgtctctgattggaaaccatacttaggtagcccttttccctccttgtgtTGTGGGAAGTTGACTTTGTTTATGGCACATAGCCTTTAGCTTCACGTTTTTTTGGgaagtgttttttgttttgttcggCGTCTTTTCTAATAAAAAGAATATGTatgctcaccacgctgcaccttgacgtgacagaacttcccaccaccaacggaccaagcagcgtggtaaaaAAGACTCCTGGACATGTGAGGAtatcctggatggcaagggatcctacacatgggaggagatcctggctgGAAGGGATCACCTCCCATGGGAGCAGGTGGAGGCAGCCAGGAGAGCAGAGGCAGCAGGAGAGGGGAGCCAACGTTATGCGGGAACagggctggcaaggaagcccgagaggGGGGGGCATACggagagattggcagagtcaggcgatagacctgagccaactccccgtgcttaccggaagcagcgtggtactggtcaggcaccgtgttatgcggtgaagcgcacggtgtctccagtatgCGCTCATACCCCGGAGCGCTATATGAAGGCCCCCCaaagtgccatgcgagagtgggcatccagccagggcggattgtgccagctcagcgcgtctggtctccagtgcgacGTTTCGGCCCAgggtatcctgcgccggctctgcgtactgtgtctccggggcgctgggagggctcagttcgtcctatgcctgcactccgcccgtgccgggcgaaAGTGGGCATTGAGCCTGGAAGAGTGGtgtcaagcctacgcaccagatctccagtgctcccccacagcccagtctatcctgtgcctcctccacggaccaggcctccagtaggtctccccagcctggggagtcctgtgcctgctcccagagccaggcctcctgcatgactccccagcctggtgagtcctgttcctgctcctcgcactagccctgtggtgcgtgttactagtctggcgcctccaaagccaggcccacgcatcaggcctccagtgcccctgcccagtccagtccagtacgtcctgttcctgctcctcgcactagccctgtggtgcgtgttactagtctggcgcctccacagccagccccacgcatcaggcctcgaGTGTgcattccccgtccagagcttccggcgacagtcccccgtCCAGAGTTTCTGGCGACagtcccccgtccagagcttccggcgacagttccccatccagagcttctggcgacagttccccgtccagagcttccggcgacagtttacagtccggagccgacagtgacggcctacagtccggagccgacagtgacggcctacagtccggagccgacagagacggcctacagtccggagccgacagagacggcctacagtccggagccaacagagacggcctacagcgacacaccacgctgcactttggtcctctcctttcaacCGACGTGACACAGTgctagcaatacatggttataagatCTACAGAGAAGACAGAAAtgttcctgtaaagcttagagaggatctcatgttaaattatgttgaagtaatatggctacaggatCATGTGCCTCacataaagcccattctggtgggaagctgctatagaccaccaagtgctaacagtcagtatctggataacatgtatgaaatgcttgacaatgtatgtgatatcaatagagaggtatattttctaggtgatttaaatattgactggctttcatcaggctgcccactcaagagaaagcttcaaactggtaactagtgcctgcaacctggttaagttatcaatcaacctacccgggtagttacaaacagcaaagaatgaaatcatcaacatgtattgatcacatcttaaCTAATACTGCAGAAATTTGTTTAAAAGCAGTATACAAATCCATCGGACGacgtgatcacaatatagtagccatatttaGGAAAACCAAAagatccaaaggctgggcctaatatagtgcatAACAGGTTATACAATAAGATTTGTagcgattcctatgttgttgatttaaataatatttgttggtTTGTGATGTGTAAAGAGGAGCATCCAGacctgccttcattttgctggaccccaacaagagtagctgctgtctcagcagcagctaatggggatccgtaacACATACAAATACAAGCAGTGAGGTAAAATGGCCGAACTATAGACTTCATTCAACACTATCAGTCTCTCTATTAATaacatctatttttatttcaaGGATGTGCAATGTAAATGCTGAACAGCCATATTGTCACGACTGTTCGAAGAAGCGGGCCTAAATGCAGTGTGCTCGTAGTTACACATATTTAAAcgtgaaacttaatgcaatacataaataacttgaaacacaaaaaaacaaaccgtgacgcagagaggaaaacacacaactcaaaagataataacccacaaacaacaatgagaaaaacccctacttaaatatgatctttaatcagaggcaatgaggatcagctgcctccaattagagatcaaccccaaacaatcccaacatagaaatagacaaactacaacttaaacatagaaatagaaaagaaCACACAGGTAAGATAGTGAAATGTATCATGTAGCAAGATATGGATAGAATAAACTAGAGTGTATGACTTTTTGCaattttaaaatgataaattgGAAGTTTAACCATGGAATTTATGAGACATCCTAATGCCTAAAACCTTGTTTTCTTTTATATAGGCCGAGGACGTCTCTGTGGTTGCATTAGAGGCTTTGGAATAAATGGCCCAGTTATTTAACAGCCTGACTCCTGTCATATGGAAaaaagaaacactgaacctgttcaAAAACAGGTGAACTAGTTAAGTTAAGAAATTGGAGGGATGCGTAAGTATGATCCCTCATGTTGTAGCCTAAGTTATATTTGGGGGCCAGACAATAATTGGCATAGATCTTTCATTTGTGATTTAATCTAagcgatatttttttttttttcagtacTTTTCTTAAGACGGAACTAATTCACTCACAACCAttttatattgtcttcaggtcgGGTGTGGTGTTGGGGCATCCTCTGGAGATGGAGGGTCACTTACTTCAGGCAAAGGGTCTCTGAAAACGTATTTCAACAAGCTGAACACCATCTTGAAACAGAAGGTGGATCCAACATCAAATCCACTCGAAAATAGGCTAAATTAATCAGAGGAAAAGTTCTAGATCACCACAAATCGGATGAATTTCGCTGAAACTTGGAACTTCCAAGCGCCGTTTCTTGTGTCGTCGGATGCGTTGGCGCAGTACCTGTTGTGGTTGAGTTGACTGAAAACATGCATGTCTTGTTTGCTCTCCAGGAACACAGCGCATGTGAGATCGTGGGAGCGGAGCTTCGCTACAAACTAGTGCAGTTTTAAAAATTCCTCGACACCATGGTCAAGCTGTGACGAAATCGGCCTCAGAGTCAAGCCGTGAGGAAGGAGCGGTCTGTTGGACAACCACATAACCATCATTGGAGACATGTAACATGTCCCTGAGGCTGGCAAATAGATTGACGGATAAtattttactgactgactgatttatttatatgtgaaggctatgtatttatttatttataatacaATTAAATGACATAAACATGCATCTATTATCATATTGTTTTTTTCATTCATTTATATATTCAGTCATCCATTTATTCATCCATTGTCTTTCCTGCATTCATTTGTTTATAGGGAATCTACAGTTCAAAACAACACCATAGTGGTCACTCAACCACTATTCTGGTAAATAGATGAGGGATGTGGTTCGAGAAAAGTAACCGCTGTCGGAGATCTATTGATTAAAGTAATGACCATCCAAgagatcaacattatagtttactacattttcaagctatacagtgtttgtttagatgtatattgtttcaaacaatgtcataaaaagtacattttgggtTCTGTTGAGGTAAGACAGGTGGACTGAGCTCATGAGGCCTTTAAAAGTGATATATTCTTAAAGAGTCAATAGGTAGGCTGTTTATCATTCATTTATGCATGTAGGCAATCACAGAAATTGCCCCTTTAACTAAGCATATCCAAGACGATGAAGTGTAGTGTCATTAGGAATTAGGATTTAGGTATTTTTCTACTAAGCCTACGATAATGTTATCACAACACCTTAGCACATTGTTTATTTAGTCTCTCGTAAGTAATAAATAGTCAAATGTTAATGTTAGCCTGATTATTCAGATACAGACGTTATAAAATGCTGGTTGATTTCTATTTAATCATCAGTTATTATCAACAGTATAATTCAAATGAATAGTGAATGGTATTAAAAACAGAAGATGCAAACAGAACCAGATCATATCAAATCAtcgtctctcactccctctctcacagacacacgcacacagacacacacacacagagagagagagagagagagagagagagagagagagagacacacagagagagagagagagagagagagagagagagagagagagagagagagagagagagagagagagacagggagagaaacaaacaaacaagcaaacaGCAGTTTTGTGATtaacaaacaaacattgtaggccTTCCCTTAGTCCATAAAAGTGCCATTAGTTAAATATTGGTGTTTATAAAGACATAAAGAGCACTACTGCATTCATTGTAAAGTTAAGGGGtcaatattctctctctctctctctctctctctctctctctctctctctctctctctctctctctctctctctctctttctctccttcacgTTTGAGCCTATGAGTTACATTTTTTAAACCCACTTAGGACAATGTGCCTCCTACGAAGGAAAACTCTAAACATGATGAGAAGGAAGTGGAGCACAAGAAAAGACAAATCCGGTCTTGCGGTTCACTAGGCAAAACTTTCCCAAATTCATTCATTTTAACTCTTAATTTAGCGAGATACCCTTTCACTTTTTGTACATCCTTTCAATCCTCACTATTTAAATTAATCCGCAGATATGGGATCAGAACACAAACCACATTCTGACTGGAGGATTTTTGCAATATACTGGCAACAGGTAAGTCAACAACATGCTATCATTTGATCACTGCTTAAGGCTTCAATTAATTAATTATTTTCAGGATTATATTCAACTAACAATGACCATCTTCTGCAGATCATCTAACTACCCTAAGAATGGCAATTCAGATGATCATTTGGATGAGCGCCTTCCTCTGCCTCGTGCAAGTTTTCTCGATGCCCATGCCTTGCCAGCTACAAGGACAGCTGGTGCGATCAACACACAACCTACTGAGAGACAtggtacattttttaaattactgTAGACTTGAGATGTATTATCCAACGAAGTTTAACTGAATAGCTCAACGTGAAACATgtgttttctctttctttcaggGGGGTCATTTTCCTATGGAGTGCCTGCAGGACAATGTCTTCATGGAATTCCCAGCCACGGCATTTGCAACTTCCGGCGGGCCACAGGTAAGGGCAAGCGATCATATCCAAGTGGTCATTACAGCATGAAAGCGTATTTGCAACCGTTAGGATCAGAAAGTAGAAAACTTTAAACTGCTAATTATGTTATTTGAAATGATTGTTATTGTCTGTTTCAGTTGAGCAGCAGTGGTGCTAAGGCTATTTATGAGACATTGAAGAATATCGACACATTGTTTGGAACTGACGAACTGCCGACAATGTGGGACCAACAGAAGTTGGAGTATTTTCAGAACATTGTCTACCGTCAGATTGAAGAGAGCAAATGTGTGAGTACCTACCTATGCCTATACAGATAGCTTAACTGTTTAAGTCTGGTATGGTGACGTTTGAATTATTTTCTTCTTGTGTCAGATGATGGGGAGTGTGGATACACGTGATTATCTAGTCAGGGAAAAGGCGCTGAATACATACTTTAGGAGCATCGCTGCTGTCCTAAAATAAAAAGTAGGGTGCAAGCAAATACACTATAATGGATACATTTTAA is a genomic window containing:
- the LOC123743454 gene encoding interferon alpha-2-like; the protein is MAIQMIIWMSAFLCLVQVFSMPMPCQLQGQLVRSTHNLLRDMGGHFPMECLQDNVFMEFPATAFATSGGPQLSSSGAKAIYETLKNIDTLFGTDELPTMWDQQKLEYFQNIVYRQIEESKCMMSSVDTSDYPIRAEGLKTYFGNIAAVLKEKKFSYCAWEVVRKEFLYTLEFILKHNSDSLLWSNRT